Proteins from one Streptomyces sp. NBC_00289 genomic window:
- a CDS encoding YbaB/EbfC family nucleoid-associated protein yields MSDMKETIEQRLAQAMADLEATRAAVTEAERELSTASSTVRSQDRAVEVTVSAQGDLTALRFLDGKYRTMPAAQLAASVLEAAQEARSVMARQVMHAFEPFTRPHDAVPELPGVNVDWNKIFGPGVLDGPRAGDDRPSSRRLRDEIHEDTED; encoded by the coding sequence ATGAGCGACATGAAGGAAACGATCGAGCAGCGCCTCGCCCAGGCCATGGCCGATCTGGAGGCGACCCGGGCGGCGGTGACCGAGGCGGAGCGCGAACTGAGCACCGCCAGCTCCACGGTGCGCTCCCAGGACCGCGCGGTGGAGGTCACCGTCAGCGCGCAGGGCGACCTGACCGCGCTCCGCTTCCTGGACGGCAAGTACCGCACCATGCCGGCCGCCCAACTGGCCGCCAGTGTGCTGGAGGCCGCTCAGGAGGCCCGGTCGGTGATGGCCCGTCAGGTGATGCACGCCTTCGAGCCGTTCACCCGCCCCCACGACGCGGTGCCCGAACTGCCCGGTGTGAACGTCGACTGGAACAAGATCTTCGGCCCAGGCGTCCTCGACGGCCCTCGGGCCGGGGACGACCGACCCTCGTCCCGCAGACTGCGCGACGAGATCCACGAGGACACGGAGGACTGA